A window of Hevea brasiliensis isolate MT/VB/25A 57/8 chromosome 14, ASM3005281v1, whole genome shotgun sequence contains these coding sequences:
- the LOC110646460 gene encoding transcription factor bHLH25 isoform X1, which produces MLRAASLIGSFQAFFPMEISSISGLTELEMEEPSFIDQWPMNSIDDLSLLPLVSAFGENMQHSLSHHPTFNLKTSMEASSNTVGTVRPSKQLKPNGFNSSKTTDYNLPNPQAAFSPNILSFANCTNPYQMGMAKPEEEAVCFKNINTLPSDTLVSPGNQNYMFKACQGAKRISTNNSSRHSQTQDHIIAERKRREKLSQRFIALSAIVPGLKKTDKASVLGDAIKYLKQLQERVNTLEEETKKKTMESVVIVKKSQLLFCDDENSSSDETFSEGSVDKPLPEIEARICDKQVLVRIHCDKRKGVLEKTVAEIEKLHLTVVNSSVLSFGNSALVVTIISQIDNEFGMSVKDLVKNLHSAFKLFM; this is translated from the exons ATGTTGAGGGCTGCATCTCTTATAGGTTCTTTCCAAGCTTTTTTTCCAATGGAGATTTCTTCCATTAGTGGGTTAACTGAACTG GAAATGGAGGAACCCAGCTTCATAGACCAGTGGCCCATGAACTCCATTGATGATCTAAGCTTACTACCACTAGTATCTGCATTTGGAGAGAACATGCAACATTCTTTGTCTCATCACCCAACTTTCAAcctcaaaacctccatggaagcttcttCTAATACTGTAGGCACTGTTAGACCCTCAAAGCAACTGAAACCAAACGGCTTCAATTCAAGCAAAACTACAGATTATAATCTGCCAAACCCCCAAGCTGCTTTTTCACCAAACATTCTTTCGTTTGCCAATTGCACCAACCCATATCAAATGGGAATGGCAAAGCCTGAAGAGGAGGCTGTTTGTTTTAAAAACATCAATACCCTCCCTTCTGATACGCTGGTTTCTCCAGGGAACCAAAACTATATGTTCAAGGCATGCCAAGGAGCTAAGAGGATCAGCACCAATAACAGTAGTAGACATTCTCAAACCCAGGATCACATTATAGCAGAAAGGAAGAGAAGAGAGAAGCTGAGCCAGAGATTCATAGCTTTGTCTGCTATAGTTCCAGGCCTCAAGAAG ACGGATAAGgcttctgttcttggggatgctATCAAGTACTTGAAACAATTGCAAGAGAGAGTGAATACACTTgaggaagaaacaaagaaaaaaacCATGGAATCTGTAGTCATTGTGAAGAAATCTCAACTGCTCTTTTGTGACGATGAAAATTCTTCCTCAGATGAGACTTTCTCCGAAGGCTCTGTAGATAAGCCTTTGCCGGAAATTGAAGCAAGAATCTGTGACAAACAAGTGCTTGTAAGAATTCACTGTGACAAAAGGAAAGGAGTTTTGGAGAAAACTGTGGCAGAAATTGAGAAACTTCACCTTACAGTGGTCAATAGCAGTGTTCTTTCATTTGGGAATTCTGCTCTTGTTGTTACTATAATTTCTCAG aTAGATAATGAATTTGGCATGTCAGTGAAAGATCTTGTGAAGAATCTACACTCAGCTTTCAAGTTGTTCATGTGA
- the LOC110646460 gene encoding transcription factor bHLH25 isoform X2 codes for MEISSISGLTELEMEEPSFIDQWPMNSIDDLSLLPLVSAFGENMQHSLSHHPTFNLKTSMEASSNTVGTVRPSKQLKPNGFNSSKTTDYNLPNPQAAFSPNILSFANCTNPYQMGMAKPEEEAVCFKNINTLPSDTLVSPGNQNYMFKACQGAKRISTNNSSRHSQTQDHIIAERKRREKLSQRFIALSAIVPGLKKTDKASVLGDAIKYLKQLQERVNTLEEETKKKTMESVVIVKKSQLLFCDDENSSSDETFSEGSVDKPLPEIEARICDKQVLVRIHCDKRKGVLEKTVAEIEKLHLTVVNSSVLSFGNSALVVTIISQIDNEFGMSVKDLVKNLHSAFKLFM; via the exons ATGGAGATTTCTTCCATTAGTGGGTTAACTGAACTG GAAATGGAGGAACCCAGCTTCATAGACCAGTGGCCCATGAACTCCATTGATGATCTAAGCTTACTACCACTAGTATCTGCATTTGGAGAGAACATGCAACATTCTTTGTCTCATCACCCAACTTTCAAcctcaaaacctccatggaagcttcttCTAATACTGTAGGCACTGTTAGACCCTCAAAGCAACTGAAACCAAACGGCTTCAATTCAAGCAAAACTACAGATTATAATCTGCCAAACCCCCAAGCTGCTTTTTCACCAAACATTCTTTCGTTTGCCAATTGCACCAACCCATATCAAATGGGAATGGCAAAGCCTGAAGAGGAGGCTGTTTGTTTTAAAAACATCAATACCCTCCCTTCTGATACGCTGGTTTCTCCAGGGAACCAAAACTATATGTTCAAGGCATGCCAAGGAGCTAAGAGGATCAGCACCAATAACAGTAGTAGACATTCTCAAACCCAGGATCACATTATAGCAGAAAGGAAGAGAAGAGAGAAGCTGAGCCAGAGATTCATAGCTTTGTCTGCTATAGTTCCAGGCCTCAAGAAG ACGGATAAGgcttctgttcttggggatgctATCAAGTACTTGAAACAATTGCAAGAGAGAGTGAATACACTTgaggaagaaacaaagaaaaaaacCATGGAATCTGTAGTCATTGTGAAGAAATCTCAACTGCTCTTTTGTGACGATGAAAATTCTTCCTCAGATGAGACTTTCTCCGAAGGCTCTGTAGATAAGCCTTTGCCGGAAATTGAAGCAAGAATCTGTGACAAACAAGTGCTTGTAAGAATTCACTGTGACAAAAGGAAAGGAGTTTTGGAGAAAACTGTGGCAGAAATTGAGAAACTTCACCTTACAGTGGTCAATAGCAGTGTTCTTTCATTTGGGAATTCTGCTCTTGTTGTTACTATAATTTCTCAG aTAGATAATGAATTTGGCATGTCAGTGAAAGATCTTGTGAAGAATCTACACTCAGCTTTCAAGTTGTTCATGTGA
- the LOC110646458 gene encoding protein TUNICAMYCIN INDUCED 1 isoform X2 yields MRDALVGRSVAYEFDTEIDNQVLPFKLLEDVNRWEYVDLPIFRVEEGGPVSRGDENGIVKQSVKPDNGLPVLAPFQLAGPMEIWIQDAKDMRISLPHDVDAGVLKKVVLADGAVVTVKGARSVSLRHPVDLPLPFNRSQSGFASGLLALAEQLRHASRTQGAPLLSLRIVGPTSLASPSSSSSSSSNRLRLKRLAPGLVELSSFAKSQPVDALSPLDLEEAGSVLTPKHFTTMWPLASVNGSNANLLGFEKLLASVLGPKANKKGSFRLLKADVSAQTFVKIGFGVEKKLKEGDGFDWQGFPEWRTKPESVRMHFEVLAKVDGDKIVPERVMQVNPVVVEDAVASNVLVGNVTMSRVPVVHTPSNPLTL; encoded by the exons ATGAGAGATGCGTTGGTGGGCCGGTCGGTGGCTTACGAATTCGACACTGAAATAGATAACCAGGTGCTGCCGTTCAAGTTGTTGGAGGATGTGAATCGATGGGAGTATGTGGATTTGCCCATTTTTAGAGTTGAGGAAGGAGGACCAGTTAGCCGTGGTGATGAGAATGGGATAGTTAAGCAGAGTGTAAAGCCGGACAATGGGTTGCCTGTTCTGGCTCCGTTTCAGCTTGCTGGACCCATGGAGATCTGGATTCAGGATGCTAAGGATATGCGCATTTCGTTGccg CACGATGTGGATGCTGGCGTCTTGAAGAAAGTAGTACTGGCAGATGGTGCAGTGGTTACGGTTAAGGGTGCTAGATCAGTTAGCCTACGCCACCCAGTTGATCTCCCATTGCCCTTCAACCGAAGTCAAAGTGGTTTCGCCTCTGGTCTTCTGGCCCTTGCTGAACAGCTTCGCCATGCTTCTAGGACCCAAGGAGCTCCACTCCTATCTCTTCGCATTGTTGGTCCTACCTCCCTAGCATCtccatcatcatcttcttcttcttccagtAACAGACTAAGGCTAAAACGCCTTGCCCCAGGCCTTGTGGAGTTATCATCATTTGCAAAATCACAGCCCGTTGATGCCCTCTCTCCTCTTGATTTGGAAGAAGCCGGAAGTGTCCTAACTCCTAAACATTTCACTACAATGTGGCCCCTCGCTTCTGTAAATGGCTCAAATGCAAATTTGCTGGGTTTTGAGAAATTGCTGGCATCTGTGTTGGGTCCCAAGGCAAATAAGAAAGGTTCATTCAGGTTGTTAAAGGCAGATGTGTCAGCTCAGACATTTGTGAAGATAGGATTTGGGGTTGAAAAGAAGTTGAAAGAAGGGGATGGGTTTGATTGGCAGGGCTTTCCCGAGTGGAGGACAAAGCCTGAGTCAGTCAGGATGCATTTTGAGGTTCTGGCTAAGGTTGATGGTGACAAGATTGTACCAGAGAGGGTGATGCAGGTTAACCCTGTGGTTGTGGAAGATGCTGTGGCATCTAATGTGCTTGTGGGGAATGTGACCATGTCTAGGGTCCCTGTTGTGCACACACCTTCTAACCCCTTGACTCTGTAA
- the LOC110646458 gene encoding protein TUNICAMYCIN INDUCED 1 isoform X1: MACKVSLSLLTLVFVVFTTLSSSAALLSTSDFRSPPPTSYPKAMSDLKEAIVKGLGFQADDFKISGFDMRDALVGRSVAYEFDTEIDNQVLPFKLLEDVNRWEYVDLPIFRVEEGGPVSRGDENGIVKQSVKPDNGLPVLAPFQLAGPMEIWIQDAKDMRISLPHDVDAGVLKKVVLADGAVVTVKGARSVSLRHPVDLPLPFNRSQSGFASGLLALAEQLRHASRTQGAPLLSLRIVGPTSLASPSSSSSSSSNRLRLKRLAPGLVELSSFAKSQPVDALSPLDLEEAGSVLTPKHFTTMWPLASVNGSNANLLGFEKLLASVLGPKANKKGSFRLLKADVSAQTFVKIGFGVEKKLKEGDGFDWQGFPEWRTKPESVRMHFEVLAKVDGDKIVPERVMQVNPVVVEDAVASNVLVGNVTMSRVPVVHTPSNPLTL; the protein is encoded by the exons ATGGCTTGTAAGGTCTCGCTTTCTTTGCTGACACTGGTCTTCGTCGTATTTACGACTTTGTCCTCCTCTGCCGCTCTTCTCTCCACCTCCGATTTTCGTTCTCCGCCGCCGACGTCGTATCCCAAAGCCATGTCG GATTTGAAGGAGGCGATTGTGAAGGGGTTAGGGTTTCAGGCGGATGATTTTAAGATTTCGGGATTTGATATGAGAGATGCGTTGGTGGGCCGGTCGGTGGCTTACGAATTCGACACTGAAATAGATAACCAGGTGCTGCCGTTCAAGTTGTTGGAGGATGTGAATCGATGGGAGTATGTGGATTTGCCCATTTTTAGAGTTGAGGAAGGAGGACCAGTTAGCCGTGGTGATGAGAATGGGATAGTTAAGCAGAGTGTAAAGCCGGACAATGGGTTGCCTGTTCTGGCTCCGTTTCAGCTTGCTGGACCCATGGAGATCTGGATTCAGGATGCTAAGGATATGCGCATTTCGTTGccg CACGATGTGGATGCTGGCGTCTTGAAGAAAGTAGTACTGGCAGATGGTGCAGTGGTTACGGTTAAGGGTGCTAGATCAGTTAGCCTACGCCACCCAGTTGATCTCCCATTGCCCTTCAACCGAAGTCAAAGTGGTTTCGCCTCTGGTCTTCTGGCCCTTGCTGAACAGCTTCGCCATGCTTCTAGGACCCAAGGAGCTCCACTCCTATCTCTTCGCATTGTTGGTCCTACCTCCCTAGCATCtccatcatcatcttcttcttcttccagtAACAGACTAAGGCTAAAACGCCTTGCCCCAGGCCTTGTGGAGTTATCATCATTTGCAAAATCACAGCCCGTTGATGCCCTCTCTCCTCTTGATTTGGAAGAAGCCGGAAGTGTCCTAACTCCTAAACATTTCACTACAATGTGGCCCCTCGCTTCTGTAAATGGCTCAAATGCAAATTTGCTGGGTTTTGAGAAATTGCTGGCATCTGTGTTGGGTCCCAAGGCAAATAAGAAAGGTTCATTCAGGTTGTTAAAGGCAGATGTGTCAGCTCAGACATTTGTGAAGATAGGATTTGGGGTTGAAAAGAAGTTGAAAGAAGGGGATGGGTTTGATTGGCAGGGCTTTCCCGAGTGGAGGACAAAGCCTGAGTCAGTCAGGATGCATTTTGAGGTTCTGGCTAAGGTTGATGGTGACAAGATTGTACCAGAGAGGGTGATGCAGGTTAACCCTGTGGTTGTGGAAGATGCTGTGGCATCTAATGTGCTTGTGGGGAATGTGACCATGTCTAGGGTCCCTGTTGTGCACACACCTTCTAACCCCTTGACTCTGTAA